One segment of Salvia splendens isolate huo1 chromosome 20, SspV2, whole genome shotgun sequence DNA contains the following:
- the LOC121781246 gene encoding serine/threonine-protein kinase BLUS1-like isoform X1, whose protein sequence is MEKERIKYPIGAEHYELIEEVGTGVSASVHRARCKSLDQVVAIKILDFERTNCDLNNVSREAQTMVLVDHANVLKSHCSFVSDHNLWVIMPFMAGGSCLHILKAVHPDGLEEVVIATILREVLRGLEYLHQHGHIHRDVKAGNVLIDSRGGIKLGDFGVSAYLFDAGDRQRMRNTFVGTPCWMAPEVMEQLHGYDFKADIWSFGITALELAHGHAPFSKYPPMKVLLMTLQNAPPGLDYERDKKFSKSFKQMIASCLVKDPIKRPSAKKLLKHSFFKQARSNDYICRTLLDGLPDLGARLQALKRKEEDMLAQKKMPDGQKEEISQNEYKRGISGWNFNLDDMKAQASLIQDDDVIPDKDDEIQVKHNQCQPSSSKSSLVLQHQSSFASQYSDAADSDDCTPASLSSVDSTTYNAKCEKSNDDSCAPGSTPEQATMNASPSNENHTESNLTEKLVTNVNRRPLDGVSASTNQSDKVQNQCQNLSRGAHTNLQPSEAQHDTLSKGSKTAVNGDDMDEKAKNPVIQQKGRFKVTSESVETDKVAAAPLLQKSHSMQVIAQLPASSSPLPSEASPSQHPYSHTLFAHLQNVLLTNTLQRDNILSAMKQISVGDFPDAGTMPMNIQLAEKSMLEAAHEREKDLIREITELQWRLVRCQEEIQKHKTENHG, encoded by the exons ATGGAGAAGGAGAGGATTAAGTATCCGATTGGAGCGGAGCATTACGAACTGATTGAGGAGGTAGGGACGGGAGTAAGTGCTTCGGTTCATCGCGCTCGGTGTAAATCGCTCGATCAGGTTGTCGCCATCAAAATTCTCGACTTTGAGCGTACTAATTGCGATCTG AACAACGTGTCACGCGAAGCACAGACAATGGTCCTTGTTGACCATGCCAATGTTTTAAAATCGCACTGCTCCTTTGTCAGTGATCACAATTTGTGGGTCATAATGCCTTTTATGGCTGGAGGCTCTTGCCTGCACATCTTAAAGGCTGTACACCCTGATGGTTTGGAGGAGGTTGTCATTGCTACAATTTTACGAGAGGTGTTGAGAGGCTTGGAATATCTTCATCAACATGGACACATTCATCGGGATGTCAAA GCTGGCAATGTTCTTATCGATTCTCGTGGTGGAATCAAACTGGGAGATTTTGGTGTCTCTGCTTACTTGTTTGATGCTGGTGACAGACAACGCATGAGGAATACTTTTGTGGGTACTCCATGCTG GATGGCACCAGAGGTTATGGAGCAATTACATGGTTATGACTTCAA AGCTGATATTTGGTCTTTTGGCATAACTGCTTTGGAGCTTGCGCACGGTCATGCCCCTTTCTCAAAGTATCCTCCAATGAAG GTTTTGCTCATGACATTGCAAAATGCACCACCTGGTCTAGATTATGAGAGAGACAAAAAGTTTTCTAAG TCCTTTAAGCAGATGATTGCGAGTTGTTTGGTGAAAGATCCAATAAAAAGGCCTTCTGCGAAGAAGTTGTTAAAGCATTCTTTTTTCAAGCAAGCAAGATCTAATGATTATATTTGTAGAACTCTTCTGGATGGTCTCCCAGATCTTGGCGCTCGGCTTCAGGCTTTAAAG AGAAAGGAGGAAGATATGCTTGCACAAAAGAAAATGCCAGATGGACAAAAGGAGGAGATATCCCAG AATGAATACAAACGTGGCATTAGTGGTTGGAACTTCAACCTTGACGATATGAAGGCTCAAGCTTCACTG ATACAGGATGACGATGTTATTCCTGACAAAGATGATGAAATACAAGTTAAACACAATCAGTGCCAGCCATCCTCGTCTAAAAGTTCATTAGTACTTCAACACCAGTCTTCCTTTGCTAGTCAATATTCTGATGCTGCAGATTCT GATGATTGTACCCCTGCTTCCCTCTCATCCGTGGACTCTACAACTTACAA TGCTAAATGTGAAAAATCCAATGATGATAGTTGTGCTCCTGGCTCAACTCCGGAGCAGGCAACAATGAATGCTTCCCCTAGCAATGAGAATCACACGGAAAGCAACTTAACAGAAAAACTTGTCACAAATGTGAACAGAAGACCATTAGACGGGGTCTCAGCAAGTACTAATCAAAG CGACAAAGTCCAAAATCAATGTCAGAACTTGTCACGTGGAGCACACACCAATCTCCAACCTTCAGAAGCACAACATGACACATTATCCAAAGGTTCAAAAACAGCAG TTAATggagatgatatggatgagaaagCCAAAAACCCTGTTATTCAGCAAAAAGGACGATTTAAAGTTACATCAGAAAGTGTTGAGACGGATAAG GTGGCTGCAGCCCCTTTACTGCAGAAGAGCCACAGCATGCAG GTGATTGCACAGCTTCCAGCAAGTTCTTCACCATTGCCTTCTGAAGCTAGTCCGTCACAACACCCTTATAGTCATACACTTTTCGCTCATCTTCAGAATGTTCTACTTACAAACACTCTTCAAAGG GATAATATACTTAGTGCAATGAAGCAAATCTCCGTTGGCGACTTTCCAG ATGCAGGGACCATGCCGATGAACATACAATTGGCAGAGAAATCCATG CTGGAGGCTGCTCATGAGAGAGAAAAGGACTTGATCCGCGAGATAACCGAGTTGCAGTGGAG GCTCGTACGTTGTCAAGAAGAGATCCAAAAACATAAAACGGAGAATCACGGGTGA
- the LOC121783025 gene encoding uncharacterized protein LOC121783025: protein MAASQARNAGLPIINLLRVKGMPILQQLHLEERLLRTSSQNWCIINDGTTRPTIVMGVSGKAKELLETDAVLRDEIPVIRRFTGGGTVIVDQGTIFVTFICNKDAISGLQSYPRPIMSWSSLIYKNMFQGIGEFSLRENDYVIGNHKFGGNAQSITKNRWVHHTSFLWDYEVSNMGYLKMPTRVPEYRQARNHSEFICRLKEYMSRSDFIDGTMDAVASYFALRSPDADDIQNSSSQFEPSSRILTRQELGEESSMELLGTVSQISYMAAISSTCPTSNIA from the exons ATGGCTGCATCTCAGGCAAGAAACGCTGGGCTGCCGATAATCAATCTTCTCCGGGTAAAAGGAATGCCGATTTTGCAGCAGCTACACTTGGAAGAGAGGCTGCTTCGGACTTCCTCTCAAAACTGGTGCATCATCAACGACGGAACCACCCGCCCCACCATCGTCATGGGTGTTTCAGG GAAAGCTAAGGAACTTCTTGAAACTGATGCTGTTCTAAGAGATGAAATTCCAGTCATCCGAAGGTTTACAGGAGGCGGTACTGTTATTGTTGATCAGGGCACTATTTTCGTAACGTTTATATGCAACAAGGATGCTATTTCAGGTTTACAATCATATCCTCGACCGATCATGTCATGGAGCAGCCTAATATATAAGAACATGTTTCAAGGAATTGGGGAGTTTAGCCTTCGAGAGAACG ATTACGTGATTGGCAACCACAAGTTTGGTGGAAATGCTCAGTCTATTACCAAAAATAGGTGGGTTCACCATACTTCTTTTTTATGGGATTATGAAGTCAGTAACATGGGTTATCTCAAAATGCCAACGCGAGTTCCTGAATATCGACAG GCTAGGAATCACTCGGAGTTTATATGCCGCTTGAAGGAATATATGTCAAGGTCAGATTTCATTGATGGAACCATGGATGCAGTTGCTTCCTATTTTGCATTGAGATCACCCGATGCAGACGATATCCAGAATTCGTCCTCTCAATTTGAGCCGTCCAGTCGGATATTGACTAGGCAGGAACTTGGAGAAGAATCCTCTATGGAGCTCTTAGGTACTGTGTCTCAGATCTCATACATGGCAGCCATATCTTCCACTTGTCCAACAAGCAATATTGCCTAG
- the LOC121781246 gene encoding serine/threonine-protein kinase BLUS1-like isoform X2, with protein MEKERIKYPIGAEHYELIEEVGTGVSASVHRARCKSLDQVVAIKILDFERTNCDLNNVSREAQTMVLVDHANVLKSHCSFVSDHNLWVIMPFMAGGSCLHILKAVHPDGLEEVVIATILREVLRGLEYLHQHGHIHRDVKAGNVLIDSRGGIKLGDFGVSAYLFDAGDRQRMRNTFVGTPCWMAPEVMEQLHGYDFKADIWSFGITALELAHGHAPFSKYPPMKVLLMTLQNAPPGLDYERDKKFSKSFKQMIASCLVKDPIKRPSAKKLLKHSFFKQARSNDYICRTLLDGLPDLGARLQALKRKEEDMLAQKKMPDGQKEEISQNEYKRGISGWNFNLDDMKAQASLIQDDDVIPDKDDEIQVKHNQCQPSSSKSSLVLQHQSSFASQYSDAADSDDCTPASLSSVDSTTYNCAPGSTPEQATMNASPSNENHTESNLTEKLVTNVNRRPLDGVSASTNQSDKVQNQCQNLSRGAHTNLQPSEAQHDTLSKGSKTAVNGDDMDEKAKNPVIQQKGRFKVTSESVETDKVAAAPLLQKSHSMQVIAQLPASSSPLPSEASPSQHPYSHTLFAHLQNVLLTNTLQRDNILSAMKQISVGDFPDAGTMPMNIQLAEKSMLEAAHEREKDLIREITELQWRLVRCQEEIQKHKTENHG; from the exons ATGGAGAAGGAGAGGATTAAGTATCCGATTGGAGCGGAGCATTACGAACTGATTGAGGAGGTAGGGACGGGAGTAAGTGCTTCGGTTCATCGCGCTCGGTGTAAATCGCTCGATCAGGTTGTCGCCATCAAAATTCTCGACTTTGAGCGTACTAATTGCGATCTG AACAACGTGTCACGCGAAGCACAGACAATGGTCCTTGTTGACCATGCCAATGTTTTAAAATCGCACTGCTCCTTTGTCAGTGATCACAATTTGTGGGTCATAATGCCTTTTATGGCTGGAGGCTCTTGCCTGCACATCTTAAAGGCTGTACACCCTGATGGTTTGGAGGAGGTTGTCATTGCTACAATTTTACGAGAGGTGTTGAGAGGCTTGGAATATCTTCATCAACATGGACACATTCATCGGGATGTCAAA GCTGGCAATGTTCTTATCGATTCTCGTGGTGGAATCAAACTGGGAGATTTTGGTGTCTCTGCTTACTTGTTTGATGCTGGTGACAGACAACGCATGAGGAATACTTTTGTGGGTACTCCATGCTG GATGGCACCAGAGGTTATGGAGCAATTACATGGTTATGACTTCAA AGCTGATATTTGGTCTTTTGGCATAACTGCTTTGGAGCTTGCGCACGGTCATGCCCCTTTCTCAAAGTATCCTCCAATGAAG GTTTTGCTCATGACATTGCAAAATGCACCACCTGGTCTAGATTATGAGAGAGACAAAAAGTTTTCTAAG TCCTTTAAGCAGATGATTGCGAGTTGTTTGGTGAAAGATCCAATAAAAAGGCCTTCTGCGAAGAAGTTGTTAAAGCATTCTTTTTTCAAGCAAGCAAGATCTAATGATTATATTTGTAGAACTCTTCTGGATGGTCTCCCAGATCTTGGCGCTCGGCTTCAGGCTTTAAAG AGAAAGGAGGAAGATATGCTTGCACAAAAGAAAATGCCAGATGGACAAAAGGAGGAGATATCCCAG AATGAATACAAACGTGGCATTAGTGGTTGGAACTTCAACCTTGACGATATGAAGGCTCAAGCTTCACTG ATACAGGATGACGATGTTATTCCTGACAAAGATGATGAAATACAAGTTAAACACAATCAGTGCCAGCCATCCTCGTCTAAAAGTTCATTAGTACTTCAACACCAGTCTTCCTTTGCTAGTCAATATTCTGATGCTGCAGATTCT GATGATTGTACCCCTGCTTCCCTCTCATCCGTGGACTCTACAACTTACAA TTGTGCTCCTGGCTCAACTCCGGAGCAGGCAACAATGAATGCTTCCCCTAGCAATGAGAATCACACGGAAAGCAACTTAACAGAAAAACTTGTCACAAATGTGAACAGAAGACCATTAGACGGGGTCTCAGCAAGTACTAATCAAAG CGACAAAGTCCAAAATCAATGTCAGAACTTGTCACGTGGAGCACACACCAATCTCCAACCTTCAGAAGCACAACATGACACATTATCCAAAGGTTCAAAAACAGCAG TTAATggagatgatatggatgagaaagCCAAAAACCCTGTTATTCAGCAAAAAGGACGATTTAAAGTTACATCAGAAAGTGTTGAGACGGATAAG GTGGCTGCAGCCCCTTTACTGCAGAAGAGCCACAGCATGCAG GTGATTGCACAGCTTCCAGCAAGTTCTTCACCATTGCCTTCTGAAGCTAGTCCGTCACAACACCCTTATAGTCATACACTTTTCGCTCATCTTCAGAATGTTCTACTTACAAACACTCTTCAAAGG GATAATATACTTAGTGCAATGAAGCAAATCTCCGTTGGCGACTTTCCAG ATGCAGGGACCATGCCGATGAACATACAATTGGCAGAGAAATCCATG CTGGAGGCTGCTCATGAGAGAGAAAAGGACTTGATCCGCGAGATAACCGAGTTGCAGTGGAG GCTCGTACGTTGTCAAGAAGAGATCCAAAAACATAAAACGGAGAATCACGGGTGA